In one window of Lacticaseibacillus casei DSM 20011 = JCM 1134 = ATCC 393 DNA:
- a CDS encoding diacylglycerol kinase family protein: MALPDKQIGKNKHFIQSARHALDGLRVFFVDENNFKREFTSAALVIIAGIWLKVPPFSWFVLILAILLVFLGELLNTIVENLVDFIIGEHYDLRAKKIKDMSAGAVLLVSLIAVVAGVYVFGPPLLDLLRSW; this comes from the coding sequence ATGGCCTTACCCGATAAACAGATCGGCAAAAATAAGCATTTTATCCAAAGCGCCCGCCACGCGCTCGATGGGCTGCGCGTCTTTTTTGTCGACGAAAATAATTTCAAACGCGAATTTACCAGCGCGGCTTTGGTGATTATTGCCGGTATCTGGCTAAAAGTACCGCCATTTTCTTGGTTCGTCCTGATTTTAGCCATTCTGCTGGTTTTCTTAGGCGAATTATTGAATACCATTGTTGAAAATCTGGTGGACTTCATTATTGGGGAACACTATGATTTACGGGCAAAAAAAATTAAGGATATGAGTGCTGGCGCCGTTTTGCTGGTATCCTTAATCGCCGTAGTCGCCGGCGTTTATGTTTTTGGGCCACCGTTGTTAGACCTTTTGAGGAGTTGGTAA
- a CDS encoding YitT family protein: MEEIDRLIRRHQNWSRLSAAFFYSICVAVALNMFWEPGGVFASGITGAAQLLATVVRKWFNFDIALPFFSLATTDLFSTGTLLFFLNVPLFILAWKAIGHRFTVFTFLAVIFSTIMIRLLGVLTPLTKDPIVCGIFGAVVNGLGTGFALRNNISTGGIDILGIVLRKRTGRTVGTINIMFNVLIIFLAGFVNDWPHALYSALAIFINGRVMDSLYTRQQRLQVMIVTARPKQVVREIQGSLRRGITIVHDAEGAFHHEEKTILFTIISRAEMYDLEQAMRHSDPYAFVSITDSVKILGHFYEPKTD, from the coding sequence ATGGAAGAGATTGATCGGCTAATTCGCCGACATCAAAATTGGTCACGATTATCAGCGGCATTTTTCTATAGTATTTGTGTCGCCGTTGCATTGAATATGTTTTGGGAACCGGGCGGGGTTTTTGCCAGTGGCATTACCGGTGCGGCACAGCTTTTGGCGACTGTGGTGCGAAAATGGTTTAACTTCGACATTGCGCTGCCATTCTTTTCGCTGGCGACAACGGATTTATTTTCAACTGGGACCCTGCTATTTTTCTTAAACGTGCCACTGTTTATTCTGGCATGGAAGGCAATCGGGCACCGCTTTACAGTGTTCACTTTTTTGGCGGTTATCTTCTCGACGATCATGATTCGGTTGCTTGGGGTATTAACGCCGCTGACCAAAGACCCTATCGTTTGTGGTATCTTTGGGGCGGTTGTGAATGGTTTGGGTACCGGGTTTGCTTTGCGCAATAACATTTCTACTGGCGGTATCGATATTCTCGGAATTGTGTTGCGTAAGCGCACCGGGCGGACAGTTGGCACGATCAACATCATGTTCAATGTGCTGATTATCTTTCTTGCCGGTTTTGTCAATGACTGGCCGCATGCGTTATATTCGGCATTGGCAATTTTCATCAATGGGCGGGTCATGGATTCGCTATACACGCGCCAGCAACGGTTGCAAGTCATGATTGTGACTGCTCGGCCTAAGCAGGTCGTTCGAGAGATTCAAGGTTCGCTACGCCGCGGCATCACCATTGTTCACGATGCAGAAGGAGCCTTCCATCACGAGGAAAAGACCATTCTGTTCACGATCATTTCCCGGGCCGAAATGTATGACTTAGAGCAGGCCATGCGTCACAGCGATCCGTATGCGTTCGTGTCAATTACGGACTCGGTCAAAATCCTCGGCCATTTTTACGAGCCAAAAACGGATTAA
- the recO gene encoding DNA repair protein RecO, protein MVKQAQTFEGLVMSRQNYRDSDMLVKILTDQFGKKMFLLNRARKPGFTLAAGILPFTHADYIGEIRESGLSYLSAIKNATQYRQISTDITLNAYASYIFGLLDLAYPDGQPVGFWFNQIKQALHLIDTGLDPQIIANVIEVQMLKAYGVEPNWRGCVIDGRTDLPLDFSESYGGLLCQRHWDKDPHRLHASARAIFYLRRFSTLNLGQVKHIDVKPATKAELKRILDVIYTDMVGVTPKAKRFIDQMNHWQDRLPDAHQPNDSQSDNEHRE, encoded by the coding sequence ATGGTAAAGCAAGCGCAAACCTTTGAGGGACTTGTGATGTCCCGCCAAAATTATCGCGATTCCGACATGTTGGTTAAAATTTTAACCGATCAGTTCGGTAAGAAAATGTTTCTGTTGAACCGGGCACGCAAGCCCGGTTTTACTTTAGCTGCTGGTATTTTGCCATTTACGCATGCCGACTACATCGGCGAGATTCGTGAGTCAGGCCTCTCGTATTTGTCCGCAATTAAAAATGCCACGCAATACCGGCAAATTTCAACCGATATCACGCTAAACGCCTATGCATCGTACATTTTTGGATTGCTCGATCTGGCTTATCCGGATGGACAGCCAGTCGGGTTTTGGTTTAATCAGATTAAGCAAGCTTTGCATTTGATTGATACCGGTCTTGATCCGCAAATTATTGCCAACGTGATCGAAGTTCAGATGCTGAAAGCGTACGGCGTGGAGCCCAATTGGCGCGGTTGTGTGATCGACGGCCGCACTGACTTGCCACTTGATTTTTCTGAAAGCTATGGCGGTTTACTCTGCCAGCGTCACTGGGATAAAGATCCCCATCGGCTTCATGCCAGTGCCCGCGCGATCTTTTATCTGCGCCGCTTCAGTACGTTGAATCTGGGTCAGGTTAAACACATTGACGTTAAACCTGCCACCAAAGCTGAGCTAAAACGCATTCTGGATGTCATTTATACCGATATGGTCGGCGTGACCCCCAAGGCCAAGCGGTTTATCGACCAAATGAATCACTGGCAGGATCGCCTGCCGGACGCGCATCAACCCAACGACTCCCAGTCGGACAACGAGCATCGAGAATAG
- the era gene encoding GTPase Era, protein MSEHHSGFVAIIGRPNVGKSTFMNRILGEKIAIMSPKAQTTRNKINGIYTTPDAQIVFVDTPGIHKPKNELDDYMDKAALSTLNQVDAILFMVAADEQKGAGDAYIMRQLAEVKKPVYLILNKIDLVKPDDLLPLIESYQHDYDFAQVFPISATMGNNVDDLLTSLTAALPVGPQYYPEDQLTDHPEYFVVGELIREKVLELTRDEVPHATAVQIERMKDREGGKLQIEAYIIVERDSQKGIIIGRGGQMLKQIGIRARRDIENLLGDKVNLKLWVRVQKNWRDNNAYLKSLGYNTKDLR, encoded by the coding sequence GTGAGCGAACATCATTCTGGCTTTGTGGCCATTATCGGTCGACCAAATGTCGGCAAATCAACTTTCATGAATCGGATTTTGGGTGAAAAGATTGCCATTATGTCACCTAAGGCCCAGACAACACGAAATAAAATCAACGGCATCTATACGACGCCAGATGCCCAGATTGTGTTTGTCGACACGCCCGGGATTCATAAGCCTAAAAATGAACTTGATGACTACATGGATAAAGCGGCATTGTCAACCCTGAATCAGGTTGATGCTATTTTGTTCATGGTCGCTGCGGATGAGCAAAAAGGTGCCGGTGATGCCTATATTATGCGGCAACTGGCCGAGGTGAAGAAGCCGGTTTATTTAATTCTGAATAAAATCGATTTGGTTAAACCGGACGATCTTTTACCTCTTATCGAAAGCTATCAGCATGATTATGACTTCGCCCAGGTCTTCCCGATCAGCGCAACCATGGGTAACAATGTCGATGACTTATTGACCTCGTTGACCGCAGCCTTGCCGGTCGGGCCGCAATATTATCCGGAAGATCAGCTGACCGACCATCCGGAATATTTCGTCGTGGGTGAATTGATTCGGGAGAAAGTCCTCGAACTTACCCGCGATGAGGTGCCGCATGCCACAGCTGTTCAGATCGAGCGCATGAAAGATCGCGAAGGCGGCAAGCTGCAGATTGAGGCGTACATTATTGTCGAACGCGACAGTCAAAAAGGCATCATTATCGGTCGCGGTGGGCAAATGCTGAAGCAAATCGGTATTCGAGCACGCCGAGACATTGAGAATTTACTGGGCGATAAGGTGAACTTGAAGCTGTGGGTTCGCGTCCAGAAAAACTGGCGCGACAATAACGCTTACCTCAAATCCCTTGGCTATAACACAAAGGATCTGCGGTAA
- a CDS encoding GatB/YqeY domain-containing protein, with protein sequence MDELNAQMKQSMLAKDKVTLSVVRMLKTALVNEKIKVGHELSEDEEKSVFATELKQRKESVSEFKKGGRDDLVQETEAEIKVVERFLPAQLSKAEVADIVDATIKEVGATGKQDFGKVMKTLMPKVKGQADGGLVSSVVKEKLS encoded by the coding sequence ATGGATGAGCTTAATGCTCAGATGAAACAAAGCATGTTAGCCAAGGACAAGGTAACGTTGAGCGTCGTCCGGATGTTGAAAACAGCGTTGGTCAATGAAAAGATCAAAGTCGGTCATGAGCTTTCCGAGGATGAAGAAAAGAGCGTTTTTGCGACGGAATTAAAACAGCGCAAGGAAAGCGTTTCGGAATTCAAAAAAGGCGGCCGTGATGATCTGGTTCAGGAAACCGAAGCTGAAATCAAGGTTGTGGAACGTTTTCTGCCAGCTCAGTTAAGCAAAGCCGAAGTTGCCGACATCGTTGATGCAACAATCAAAGAAGTCGGAGCCACAGGTAAGCAAGACTTTGGCAAGGTGATGAAGACGTTGATGCCCAAGGTTAAAGGCCAAGCTGATGGCGGTCTCGTCAGCAGCGTGGTAAAAGAAAAACTTAGTTAA
- the rpsU gene encoding 30S ribosomal protein S21: protein MAKTVVKKNESLDDALRRFKRTVSKSGTLAEYRKREFYEKPSVRRKLKSEAARKRKKY, encoded by the coding sequence ATGGCTAAGACAGTTGTTAAGAAAAACGAATCTCTCGATGACGCTCTTCGGCGCTTTAAGCGTACTGTATCCAAGTCTGGTACACTCGCTGAATACCGCAAGCGTGAATTCTACGAGAAGCCTAGCGTACGCCGCAAGCTGAAGTCAGAAGCTGCGCGTAAGCGTAAGAAGTATTAA
- a CDS encoding deoxyribonuclease IV, which produces MLIGANVSMKGTKMLLGAVEEAASYDANTLQFYTGAPQNTLRKPTSEMRIPEGLAAMTKDGISHTVIHAPYIVNLGNTKKPENFEFAVQFMREEVVRADALHAYTMPFHPGAHVGAGPEVAIKQIVKGLNRIIDPKQHVTIALETMAGKGTEIGRSFEELAAIIDGVTYNEKLRVTFDTCHTNDAGYDVKDDFDGVLNEFDHVIGLDRLSVIHVNDSKNPRGSHKDRHANIGFGTIGFDALNRIAHHPALEKLPKILETPYVGPDKKHQVPPYGEEIKWLKSGHFQPEALRRLMD; this is translated from the coding sequence ATGTTAATCGGTGCCAATGTCAGTATGAAAGGCACAAAAATGTTGTTAGGAGCCGTTGAAGAAGCGGCTAGTTATGATGCTAATACGCTGCAGTTTTATACAGGTGCGCCGCAAAATACGCTGCGCAAACCAACGAGCGAAATGCGCATTCCTGAAGGGCTGGCGGCGATGACCAAAGACGGCATCAGTCATACCGTTATTCACGCACCTTATATTGTTAATCTTGGCAATACGAAAAAACCCGAAAACTTCGAATTTGCGGTGCAATTCATGCGGGAAGAAGTTGTCCGGGCAGACGCGTTACATGCCTATACCATGCCATTTCATCCCGGTGCGCATGTGGGCGCTGGTCCTGAAGTCGCCATAAAGCAAATTGTGAAAGGCTTGAATCGCATTATTGACCCTAAGCAACACGTCACGATTGCGCTTGAAACCATGGCAGGGAAAGGAACGGAAATCGGCCGTTCATTTGAGGAACTTGCCGCAATCATTGATGGGGTGACTTATAACGAAAAGTTGCGCGTGACTTTTGATACTTGCCATACCAACGACGCCGGTTACGATGTTAAAGATGATTTTGACGGTGTTTTAAATGAATTTGATCACGTCATCGGGTTGGATCGGCTGAGTGTCATTCACGTGAACGATTCCAAGAATCCACGGGGCAGCCATAAGGATCGCCATGCCAACATCGGTTTTGGGACAATCGGGTTTGACGCGTTAAACCGAATTGCTCATCATCCGGCATTGGAAAAGTTACCCAAGATACTCGAAACCCCGTATGTCGGGCCAGATAAAAAGCATCAGGTCCCGCCATACGGGGAGGAAATCAAGTGGCTCAAAAGCGGCCATTTTCAACCGGAAGCTTTGCGCCGGTTGATGGATTAA
- a CDS encoding PhoH family protein — MAQETSEKIFRLSNPDMAINLVGINDANLTLIEEGLNVRISPFGDELRISGESETVSLTLQLLEATSKLLSQGIKLSPQDIASAVAMAKRGTLEYFADMYSETLLRDAKGQPIRVKNFGQRQYVDAIKHNDITFGIGPAGTGKTFLAVVMAVAAMKAGQVERIILTRPAVEAGESLGFLPGDLKEKIDPYLRPVYDALYAVLGKEHTDRLMDRGVIEIAPLAYMRGRTLDNAFAILDEAQNTTQAQMKMFLTRLGFGSKMIVNGDITQIDLPNNAKSGLLQAEQLLKGISHIAFTQFSSQDVVRHPVVAKIIEAYGKHDLQLQKRTKG, encoded by the coding sequence TTGGCACAGGAAACCTCGGAGAAAATTTTCCGACTTAGTAATCCCGACATGGCGATTAACCTTGTCGGCATTAATGATGCTAATTTGACGTTGATTGAAGAAGGCTTGAACGTGCGTATTTCGCCTTTTGGGGACGAATTGCGCATTAGCGGCGAATCGGAGACGGTTAGTTTGACTTTGCAACTGCTGGAAGCAACGAGTAAGTTGTTGTCGCAGGGCATTAAGTTGTCACCGCAGGATATTGCCAGTGCGGTTGCCATGGCAAAACGCGGGACATTAGAGTATTTTGCTGATATGTATAGCGAAACCTTGCTGCGGGACGCTAAAGGCCAGCCGATTCGGGTTAAAAATTTTGGCCAACGCCAATATGTCGATGCGATCAAGCATAACGATATTACTTTCGGGATCGGTCCTGCCGGGACAGGGAAAACTTTCTTAGCTGTAGTCATGGCCGTTGCCGCGATGAAGGCCGGACAAGTGGAGCGGATTATTTTGACGCGGCCGGCCGTCGAAGCAGGGGAAAGTCTGGGCTTTCTTCCCGGTGACCTCAAAGAAAAGATCGATCCTTATCTGCGCCCGGTTTATGATGCGTTGTACGCCGTTTTGGGCAAAGAACACACTGATCGGTTAATGGATCGCGGCGTCATTGAAATCGCGCCGTTAGCCTATATGCGCGGCCGCACACTCGACAACGCTTTTGCCATTCTTGATGAAGCACAGAATACAACGCAGGCACAAATGAAAATGTTTCTAACACGTCTTGGTTTCGGCTCAAAAATGATCGTCAACGGCGACATCACGCAAATCGATTTGCCAAATAATGCCAAAAGCGGTCTGCTACAGGCGGAACAACTGCTAAAAGGGATTAGCCACATTGCCTTTACGCAATTTTCATCACAAGACGTCGTGCGGCATCCGGTCGTTGCCAAGATTATCGAAGCGTACGGCAAACACGACTTACAGCTGCAGAAACGGACAAAGGGGTAA
- the msrB gene encoding peptide-methionine (R)-S-oxide reductase MsrB has product MFDKAKRPSKADLKKQLSPEAYAVTQKAATERPFSGQYDDFYQDGIYVDVVSGEPLFSSQDKYDAGCGWPSFTKPIAKLAEHRDQSFGMERVEVRSPQADSHLGHVFNDGPIAKGGLRYCINSAALRFIPVADLDKEGYGQYRQLFK; this is encoded by the coding sequence ATGTTTGATAAAGCAAAACGGCCGTCAAAAGCCGATCTAAAGAAGCAACTGTCACCTGAAGCTTATGCGGTTACGCAAAAAGCCGCGACTGAACGGCCGTTTTCCGGTCAGTATGATGATTTTTATCAAGACGGCATCTATGTGGATGTGGTTAGCGGCGAACCGCTATTTTCCTCCCAAGATAAATATGATGCCGGCTGTGGCTGGCCATCTTTTACCAAACCGATTGCAAAACTCGCCGAACATCGGGATCAGAGTTTTGGCATGGAACGTGTCGAAGTCCGCAGTCCCCAAGCTGATTCACACCTTGGTCACGTCTTTAACGATGGTCCGATTGCAAAAGGCGGTTTGCGCTATTGCATCAATTCCGCAGCGCTTCGTTTCATCCCGGTTGCCGATCTCGACAAAGAAGGCTACGGCCAGTACCGGCAACTATTCAAATGA
- a CDS encoding cytidine deaminase, with protein sequence MSVLRTAALAARENAYVHYSHFAVGAAVRVGDRIFSGANIENASYGLSNCVERSAIFAAVSAGYTKLDELLVIADTEGPVSPCGACRQVISEFFPADAVITLANVRGDSQQTTPQALLPGAFSKGDLNA encoded by the coding sequence TTGTCTGTTTTACGTACCGCTGCCTTGGCAGCACGCGAAAATGCGTATGTTCATTATTCCCATTTTGCGGTCGGCGCGGCTGTCCGGGTTGGTGACCGGATTTTTTCTGGCGCCAACATCGAAAATGCCAGTTACGGCCTAAGTAATTGCGTTGAGCGGAGTGCGATTTTTGCGGCTGTGAGCGCTGGCTATACCAAACTGGATGAATTACTGGTGATCGCCGACACGGAAGGCCCGGTTTCACCTTGTGGGGCATGCCGGCAAGTCATCAGCGAGTTCTTTCCAGCCGATGCAGTTATCACGCTGGCCAACGTTCGCGGCGATTCGCAGCAAACAACGCCGCAAGCATTACTGCCGGGAGCATTTTCGAAAGGAGACTTAAACGCGTGA
- a CDS encoding ISNCY family transposase, producing the protein MKKVVLTMKEEERYRVIKAVVNGKTSVQRAAVKLKRSERTIYRLIKLCKQQGKDGFIHGNAGREPANKRNAQLERQIIHLYTNKYAGFNIAHFHEFLTTAEQIAISESSLRLLFRHHHILSPKAHKATKRRVKRELKEKEKKAKLLSKRDEATLSAIEVVENIKAHPERPRKHYSGEQVQMDASWEYWFGTQKTTLHAAIDDQSGNVVGGYFAKQETLSGYYHVFAQVLRDYGAPAEFLTDRRTVFNSNKKEGSPSTENPLTRFGYACQTLGTELSATSIPQAKGRIERLLETFQDRLTSELRLHNITTIADANRFLVGFIKRYNDRFASTIKSSMSVFEKQLTPKEIDNILIIANERSIGHGHCVRFDNKRYLPHRNGELVYLPPHTKVLVIKSFTGRLYMTTDDDQVYDLFCVPKEQFMSAKFDLTPAAAPTPKRTKKIPAITHPWRRTNYRDYLDSLGINRTRVKQLVAERYPYKNSQAIQV; encoded by the coding sequence ATGAAGAAGGTTGTCTTAACAATGAAAGAAGAAGAACGTTACCGAGTCATCAAAGCAGTGGTCAATGGTAAGACCTCCGTGCAACGCGCAGCCGTTAAGCTCAAGCGCTCCGAACGAACCATCTACCGACTGATCAAGCTTTGCAAGCAACAAGGCAAAGACGGCTTTATCCATGGTAATGCCGGCCGTGAGCCTGCCAACAAACGCAACGCGCAACTCGAACGCCAGATCATTCATCTGTACACCAACAAGTATGCCGGTTTCAACATCGCTCATTTCCACGAGTTCTTAACCACTGCCGAACAAATCGCTATCTCCGAATCCTCACTTCGGCTCTTATTCAGACACCACCACATCCTTTCACCCAAAGCCCACAAGGCCACGAAACGTCGGGTCAAGCGTGAGTTAAAAGAGAAAGAAAAGAAGGCCAAGCTCCTATCCAAACGTGATGAAGCCACCTTGTCAGCCATCGAAGTCGTTGAAAACATCAAAGCCCATCCAGAACGTCCTCGAAAACATTATTCTGGTGAACAGGTACAAATGGATGCTTCCTGGGAGTATTGGTTTGGTACTCAAAAAACCACCTTACACGCAGCCATTGATGATCAGTCCGGGAACGTTGTCGGCGGCTACTTTGCCAAACAAGAAACACTCAGCGGCTATTATCATGTGTTTGCCCAAGTCCTTCGCGATTATGGCGCTCCAGCAGAATTCCTAACGGATCGGCGCACCGTGTTTAACAGCAACAAAAAAGAGGGCTCACCTTCGACCGAGAACCCTCTTACACGTTTCGGTTATGCCTGCCAGACACTTGGAACAGAACTTTCGGCCACCAGTATTCCGCAAGCCAAAGGCCGTATAGAACGTCTTCTGGAGACTTTTCAAGATCGGCTCACAAGTGAACTGCGGTTGCATAACATCACCACAATCGCAGATGCCAATCGGTTTTTGGTCGGCTTTATCAAGCGTTACAATGACCGCTTCGCATCTACCATCAAAAGTAGCATGTCGGTGTTTGAGAAGCAACTAACACCCAAGGAAATTGACAATATTTTGATCATTGCCAATGAACGCAGCATCGGCCACGGACATTGTGTTCGCTTTGATAACAAACGCTATCTGCCACACCGGAATGGCGAATTGGTTTACTTACCACCGCATACAAAGGTCTTAGTCATCAAAAGCTTCACGGGCAGACTTTATATGACCACTGATGATGACCAGGTGTACGATCTTTTCTGTGTGCCAAAAGAACAGTTCATGTCAGCCAAATTCGATCTTACGCCAGCTGCGGCACCAACTCCTAAACGAACCAAGAAAATCCCGGCAATTACGCATCCGTGGCGCCGCACCAACTATCGCGATTACCTTGATTCTCTTGGCATTAACAGGACAAGGGTTAAACAGTTGGTCGCCGAACGATATCCATACAAGAATTCACAAGCGATTCAAGTCTAA
- a CDS encoding pyruvate, water dikinase regulatory protein produces MTQELNLYIMSDSVGETGLRLAQAVAAQFPEFEAHYVRFPFIHTKEKIYSSIDEAKKENALAIMTFVTDGFAQLATHYAKDQGVIAIDVMSPILSGIKSITHEEPNHVPGAVHDLNERYFDRISAMEFAVLYDDGKDPKGFLEADIVLLGVSRTSKTPLSLFLANRNLKVANLPLVPNAHIPEEIWQVDPKKIVGLTTDASVLMEFRRQRMIQYGLNPDTAYSARDQVNQELKFAEDLYKKIGCMVINTAHRSIEETATLILEHMGLDEFENTETH; encoded by the coding sequence ATGACCCAAGAATTGAATTTATATATCATGTCAGATTCCGTCGGTGAAACCGGGCTGCGACTTGCACAAGCGGTTGCCGCTCAATTTCCGGAATTCGAAGCCCATTATGTTCGCTTTCCGTTCATCCACACGAAAGAAAAAATTTACAGTTCCATTGATGAAGCAAAGAAAGAAAATGCATTGGCCATCATGACGTTCGTCACAGACGGCTTCGCCCAGTTGGCAACGCATTACGCTAAAGACCAAGGTGTCATAGCGATCGACGTCATGTCACCAATTTTAAGCGGAATCAAATCGATTACACACGAAGAACCCAATCACGTTCCGGGTGCCGTGCATGATCTCAATGAACGTTATTTTGATCGGATCTCGGCGATGGAATTTGCGGTTTTGTATGATGACGGCAAAGACCCGAAAGGTTTTCTGGAGGCCGATATTGTCTTGCTCGGCGTGTCGCGGACAAGCAAAACACCATTGTCCCTATTCCTCGCCAACCGTAATCTGAAAGTTGCCAATTTGCCTTTGGTGCCCAATGCCCATATTCCCGAAGAAATCTGGCAGGTTGATCCTAAAAAAATTGTCGGCTTGACCACCGATGCTTCTGTTTTAATGGAATTTCGGCGTCAACGCATGATTCAGTATGGCTTGAATCCTGATACTGCTTACTCGGCACGTGATCAAGTCAATCAAGAATTGAAGTTTGCTGAAGATCTCTACAAAAAAATCGGCTGCATGGTGATTAACACCGCACACCGATCGATTGAAGAAACTGCAACCTTGATTTTGGAGCACATGGGCTTAGATGAATTTGAAAATACCGAAACCCATTAA
- the ybeY gene encoding rRNA maturation RNase YbeY, with translation MDLELYDDDHLLDAQHHDLIQKLVVFCGQQLKLPTDTEMSITIVGDDDIQEINRKYRDTDRATDVISFAIEDGEDDLPLLPGMAKNIGDLFIDPLTVRRHAKEYGHSFERELGYTVVHGFLHLNGYDHIKPEDEAVMIPLQKKILAAYGLTR, from the coding sequence ATGGACTTAGAATTATACGATGATGATCATTTATTAGACGCACAACATCATGATCTGATTCAGAAATTGGTTGTTTTTTGCGGACAACAGTTAAAATTGCCAACTGATACCGAAATGTCCATCACGATTGTCGGTGATGATGACATTCAGGAAATTAATCGGAAATATCGCGACACCGATCGCGCGACGGATGTCATTAGTTTTGCGATTGAAGATGGCGAAGACGATCTGCCGCTACTTCCGGGCATGGCAAAGAACATTGGTGATCTGTTTATTGATCCGCTGACGGTTCGCCGCCACGCCAAGGAGTATGGCCACAGCTTTGAGCGCGAGCTGGGGTACACGGTGGTTCACGGCTTCTTACATCTAAACGGCTATGATCACATTAAGCCGGAAGATGAAGCCGTGATGATTCCGCTTCAAAAGAAAATTCTGGCAGCTTATGGCCTTACCCGATAA